A single genomic interval of Arachis duranensis cultivar V14167 chromosome 7, aradu.V14167.gnm2.J7QH, whole genome shotgun sequence harbors:
- the LOC107458806 gene encoding E3 ubiquitin ligase PQT3-like, with product MAVYYKFKSARDYDSIPMDGPFISVGTLKEKIFESKHLGRGTDFDLVVTNAQTNEEYLDEAMLIPKNTSVLIRRVPGRPRLPIVTELEQKKVENTAMEAEPENSSLPAEDASAVKYPEDSDWDEFGNDLYAIPDVPPIQSSNLIPEAPPTNKADEESKIKALIDTPALDWQRQGSDFGAGRGFGRGMGGRMGGGRGFGLERKTPPQGYVCHRCKVPGHFIQHCPTNGDPNYDIKRVKQPTGIPRSMLMVNPQGSYALPNGSVAVLKPNEAAFEKEIEGLPSTTRSVGDLPPELHCPLCNDVMKDAVLTSKCCFKSFCDKCIRDYIISKSMCICGATNILADDLLPNKTLRDTINRILESGNSSAENAGSTFQVQDMESARCPQLKLPSPTSSAASKGEPKVSLVHEGMTNVPETVDDKKTVSAPAPLQTSEQVKPRMPDVSEATHESMSVKEPASQGSAQLVEEEVQQKMVPAEAGKKKKRKKVRLPANDFQWKTPHDLGAESYMMPMGPAPGYNSYWNGMQPCMEGFMGPYGGPMQMMGYGLGPLDMPFAGGLPHDPFGMQGYMMPVVPPHRDLAAEYGMGMNVPPPVMSREEFEARKADRWRKRENEKRIDRDFSKDRDFGKEASSIGDVPMKSKTKSLPAPPSSEYHHPQPHRYRAERVSPDRSPREVEPPRPIKRKADYHVERERERECERDHDHDRDQRDHRDRERGHHHHRHHRSESSSRMSSEPVTKTSSTAPSSAAAAADRKQKASVFSRISFPAEEEMAKKRKISAFPTTEAASAGPPATSSAHLKAAPPKGYHEGRKSSTISEYESSDDERHFKRRPSRHKLST from the exons ATGGCGGtgtattataaatttaagaGTGCAAGAGATTATGATTCAATTCCCATGGACGGTCCTTTCATCTCTGTTGGTacattgaaagaaaaaatatttgaatccAAGCATTTAGGCAGGGGTACTGATTTTGATCTCGTGGTAACCAACGCCCAGACCAATGAAG AATATCTTGATGAAGCAATGCTGATTCCTAAAAATACCTCAGTGTTAATTCGTCGGGTTCCTGGTCGGCCACGTTTACCAATTGTTACTGAACTAGA GCAAAAAAAGGTGGAAAATACGGCTATGGAAGCCGAACCAGAAAACAGCAGCTTACCAGCTGAAGATGCATCTGCTGTAAAATAT CCAGAAGATTCAGATTGGGATGAATTTGGAAATGATTTGTATGCAATTCCTGATGTACCACCCATTCAATCAAGCAACTTAATTCCTGAAGCTCCTCCAACCAACAAAGCTGATGAAGAAAGTAAGATAAAGGCTTTGATTGATACTCCTGCCTTGGATTGGCAACG TCAAGGATCGGACTTTGGTGCTGGTAGAGGTTTTGGAAGAGGTATGGGCGGACGGATGGGGGGTGGTCGTGGTTTTG GGCTGGAGCGGAAAACACCTCCCCAAGGCTATGTATGTCACAGGTGCAAGGTTCCTG gCCATTTTATTCAGCACTGCCCTACAAACGGTGATCCAAATTATGACATCAAGAGAGTTAAACAACCTACTGGTATTCCGAGATCCATGCTGATGGTGAACCCACAAGGTTCCTATGCACTACCAAATGGTTCAGTAGCTGTATTGAAGCCAAATGA GGCTGCTTTTGAGAAAGAAATAGAAGGTTTACCTTCCACCACACGTTCTGTTGGGGATCTACCACCTGAGCTCCACTGCCCCTTGTGCAATGATGTGATGAAAGATGCTGTGCTGACAAGCAAGTGCTGTTTTAAAAGTTTTTGTGACAAAT GTATTAGGGACTATATTATCTCCAAGTCCATGTGCATATGTGGTGCAACAAATATTCTTGCAGATGATCTTTTACCAAATAAGACCCTAAGGGATACTATTAATCGTATATTGGAGTCGGGCAATAGTAGTGCTGAAAACGCTGGGAGCACCTTTCAAGTTCAAG ATATGGAGTCTGCTCGTTGTCCACAACTGAAGCTTCCATCTCCAACCTCATCAGCTGCATCTAAGGGAGAACCAAAGGTTTCACTTGTTCATGAAGGAATGACAAATGTGCCGGAAACTGTTGATGATAAAAAAACAGTTTCTGCTCCAGCTCCATTGCAAACATCCGAGCAAGTGAAGCCCAGAATGCCTGATGTAAGTGAAGCTACACATGAGTCGATGAGTGTAAAGGAACCAGCCTCACAAGGGAGTGCTCAGTTGGTTGAGGAGGAAGTCCAGCAAAAAATGGTTCCTGCCGAGGCAG gaaagaagaaaaaaaggaagaaagtccGTTTGCCTGCAAATG ATTTTCAGTGGAAAACCCCACACGACCTTGGGGCTGAGAGCTACATGATGCCAATGGGCCCAGCACCTGGTTACAATTCATACTGGAATGGCATGCAACCTTGTATGGAAGGATTTATGGGACCATATGGTGGCCCGATGCAAATGATGGGTTATGGCCTGGGCCCATTGGACATGCCATTTGCAGGTGGTCTGCCTCATGATCCATTTGGCATGCAGGGTTACATGATGCCTGTTGTTCCACCTCATAG GGATCTTGCTGCTGAGTATGGCATGGGGATGAATGTTCCACCTCCAGTTATGAGTAgagaggagtttgaagctcggaAAGCTGATCGTTGGAGAAAGCGTGAAAATGAGAAACGGATTGATAG GGATTTCTCCAAAGATCGAGATTTTGGTAAGGAAGCGAGCAGTATTGGGGATGTTCCTATGAAATCAAAAACT AAATCACTTCCAGCACCTCCAAGTAGTGAGTACCACCATCCCCAACCCCATCGTTACCGTGCGGAACGTGTGTCACCTGATCGGTCTCCACGTGAGGTGGAGCCTCCACGTCCTATCAAGAGAAAAGCTGACTATCATGTGGAACGGGAACGGGAACGGGAATGTGAACGTGACCATGATCATGATCGTGACCAGAGGGACCACCGTGATCGAGAAAGAGGCCATCACCACCATCGCCACCACCGGTCAGAATCCTCTTCCCGGATGTCATCTGAACCGGTGACCAAAACCTCCTCAACTGCACCATCATCTGCAGCTGCAGCTGCAGACCGCAAGCAGAAGGCCAGTGTTTTCTCCCGCATAAGCTTTCCCGCTGAGGAAGAAATGGCCAAGAAGAGGAAGATATCTGCCTTTCCCACAACTGAAGCTGCTTCAGCTGGTCCCCCTGCCACATCTTCAGCGCATCTCAAGGCAGCACCACCGAAAGGCTACCATGAAGGCAGGAAGAGCAGCACGATTTCTGAATATGAGTCCAGTGATGACGAGCGGCATTTCAAACGGAGGCCATCAAGGCACAAGTTGTCTACCTAG